Proteins from a single region of Noviherbaspirillum saxi:
- a CDS encoding dienelactone hydrolase family protein, with amino-acid sequence MPKRNLTEDDLLDDFNPRQITLDGVTKVVHVAGTGPAVIVMTEMPGISPHVARFSRWIRDAGFTVYMPSLFGRDGAVPNVEEGKAIFQRACVSAEFRAFAVNESSPVTRWLRSLARRAHEECGGSGVGAIGMCFTGNFALTMMLDPSMLAPVLCQPTLPLNDPAGLEIGPEELLAVRRRLDRDDLTVLAYRFEGDRFCKAQRFAAYAEALGDRFVARVLPDSAANRDSLAPFFEHVVASPHSVVTAHLIDEAGQPTIAARDEILSFFTRRLAS; translated from the coding sequence ATGCCGAAACGAAACCTGACTGAAGACGATCTGCTCGACGACTTCAATCCTCGTCAAATCACACTCGATGGCGTTACAAAGGTCGTCCATGTAGCCGGTACTGGACCGGCGGTCATCGTCATGACCGAAATGCCGGGCATCAGCCCGCATGTCGCTCGCTTCAGTCGCTGGATTCGCGACGCAGGATTCACCGTCTACATGCCTTCGCTATTCGGTCGTGATGGCGCCGTGCCGAATGTCGAAGAGGGCAAGGCTATCTTCCAGCGTGCATGCGTGAGCGCCGAGTTCCGCGCATTCGCAGTCAATGAGTCGAGCCCTGTCACCAGGTGGCTGCGGTCGCTGGCAAGGCGGGCGCACGAGGAATGCGGCGGTTCTGGCGTTGGCGCGATCGGAATGTGCTTTACCGGCAACTTTGCGCTTACGATGATGCTTGATCCCTCGATGCTCGCGCCGGTACTTTGCCAGCCGACATTGCCTCTGAATGATCCTGCCGGACTCGAAATCGGGCCCGAAGAGTTGCTTGCCGTGCGGCGACGTCTGGACCGGGACGACCTGACCGTGCTGGCCTACCGTTTCGAGGGAGACCGGTTCTGCAAGGCGCAAAGGTTTGCTGCCTACGCCGAAGCACTTGGCGACCGCTTCGTCGCTCGGGTACTTCCCGACAGCGCGGCCAACCGCGATTCTCTTGCGCCGTTTTTCGAGCATGTGGTCGCGAGTCCGCACAGCGTGGTGACCGCCCATCTGATCGATGAGGCGGGCCAGCCGACGATTGCCGCCCGCGACGAGATTCTTTCGTTTTTCACTCGTCGCCTTGCCTCATGA
- a CDS encoding aldo/keto reductase, which produces MEYRRLGKSGLRVPALSFGTATFGGGNDFFKAWGATDVAGASRLIDICLEHGVSMFDSADVYSDGLAEQILGDAIKGRQHRLLISTKITFPKAKTEGPNDYGSSRQHLVKTIDQTLKRLGTDHIDLLQLHGQDNNTPVEETLATLDQLVRAGKVNYIGCSNFSGWHLMKSLAASDRYGFPRYVAHQAYYSLLNRDYEWDLMPLGEDQGVGGVIWSPLGWGKLTGKVRRGQPSQPGTRAHDIAGTGPHFEEGRLYRIVDALDVIAGETGKTVPQVALNWLLCRPTVASVIIGARNEAQLIDNLGAIGWQLTSEQIARLDEASDVPPVYPVWHQRGFPMLNERLESAKLVR; this is translated from the coding sequence ATGGAATATCGGCGTCTTGGCAAATCGGGGCTTCGCGTTCCGGCACTCAGCTTTGGCACGGCCACCTTTGGCGGTGGAAACGACTTCTTCAAGGCATGGGGTGCGACGGATGTGGCTGGCGCGTCGCGGCTTATCGATATCTGCCTTGAGCATGGCGTTTCAATGTTTGATAGTGCCGATGTGTATTCGGATGGCCTGGCCGAGCAGATTCTTGGCGACGCGATCAAGGGCAGGCAGCATCGCTTGCTGATCTCGACCAAGATCACTTTTCCCAAAGCCAAAACCGAAGGTCCAAACGACTATGGCTCGTCACGCCAGCATCTGGTGAAAACCATAGATCAAACCCTGAAACGTCTTGGCACCGACCATATCGACCTGCTGCAACTGCATGGCCAGGATAACAATACGCCGGTGGAAGAAACCCTTGCCACGCTGGACCAGCTGGTACGCGCCGGCAAGGTGAACTATATTGGCTGCTCCAACTTTTCCGGCTGGCACTTGATGAAGTCGCTGGCGGCTTCCGACCGCTATGGCTTCCCGCGTTATGTCGCGCACCAGGCTTATTATTCGCTGCTCAACCGCGACTACGAGTGGGACCTGATGCCACTCGGCGAGGATCAGGGCGTGGGAGGGGTCATCTGGAGCCCGTTAGGCTGGGGCAAACTCACCGGAAAAGTCCGTAGAGGCCAGCCTTCCCAGCCCGGCACCCGCGCGCACGACATTGCCGGCACCGGGCCTCATTTCGAAGAAGGGCGCTTGTACCGCATCGTCGATGCACTAGATGTTATTGCCGGAGAGACGGGAAAAACCGTTCCGCAAGTTGCACTGAACTGGCTGCTATGCCGGCCTACCGTTGCCAGTGTGATCATCGGTGCGCGTAACGAAGCGCAACTCATCGACAATCTGGGCGCAATTGGCTGGCAGCTGACGAGCGAACAAATCGCCAGACTCGATGAAGCGAGCGATGTGCCGCCCGTTTATCCTGTGTGGCATCAGCGCGGCTTTCCGATGCTGAATGAGCGTCTTGAATCCGCAAAGCTGGTGCGGTGA
- a CDS encoding hotdog domain-containing protein, which translates to MADVAIGMNLARLTSTVEVTLTLNLSLDFISQAREGDWIEAHVELNKEGGRVRLGQCRIVVGDSLVVRGTAVFYVP; encoded by the coding sequence TTGGCCGACGTCGCAATCGGCATGAATCTGGCTCGCTTAACGTCCACGGTGGAAGTCACGCTGACGCTCAATCTTTCGCTGGACTTCATTAGTCAGGCGCGCGAAGGCGACTGGATAGAGGCGCATGTCGAATTGAACAAGGAAGGCGGCCGGGTTCGCCTCGGCCAGTGCCGTATCGTGGTGGGAGACAGCCTCGTGGTGCGGGGTACCGCCGTTTTCTATGTGCCGTAG